From a region of the Fischerella sp. JS2 genome:
- a CDS encoding AmpG family muropeptide MFS transporter, with protein sequence MRQIQSLLKVFESRKMAALLLLGFASGLPLLLIGNNLKAWMTQEQVDLAAIGWFSLASLPYSLKFLWSPFLDRFTPPFLGRRRGWLVVTQIALIVAIAFMAFQQPKQALQLLAINAIVIAFLSATQDIAADAYRTDVLTELEMGAGAAVFILGYRIALLVAGSLGLILADRMPWSAVYLFMAGIMVIGIFGVFIAPEPRQISPPASLAEAVVLPFGEFFQRQGVIQGLLILVFITLYKLGDALLSNMATPFLLTIGFTKTDIGAIQVGMGLIATIVGALVGGVVLSKIGINRSLWVFGALQALSNLAYFILAQPQFSQNYQLLVLTINIENFCGGLGTAAFVAFLMSLCNQRFSATQYALLSSLMAVSRDILAAPAGAIAKSTGWPTFFLITIIAAVPGLLLLPVFAPWNPQPIAMPRPGLDDEEEDVWGKN encoded by the coding sequence GTGCGACAAATCCAATCTCTGCTGAAGGTATTTGAAAGCCGCAAAATGGCGGCTTTATTATTGCTGGGTTTTGCCTCAGGTTTGCCCTTATTATTAATCGGGAATAACCTCAAAGCCTGGATGACTCAAGAACAGGTTGATTTAGCGGCGATCGGTTGGTTTAGCCTTGCTAGTTTGCCCTACTCATTAAAGTTTCTTTGGTCGCCGTTTCTAGATCGGTTTACACCACCATTTTTGGGACGGCGACGGGGTTGGTTGGTTGTGACGCAGATCGCTTTGATAGTAGCGATCGCCTTTATGGCTTTTCAACAACCCAAACAAGCCTTACAGCTTTTAGCTATCAACGCTATAGTCATTGCTTTTTTGAGTGCAACTCAAGATATTGCTGCTGATGCCTACCGCACCGATGTTTTGACAGAATTAGAGATGGGGGCTGGAGCGGCAGTTTTTATTTTAGGTTATCGGATTGCGCTATTAGTTGCTGGTTCTTTAGGATTAATACTGGCTGATCGAATGCCTTGGTCTGCGGTGTATTTGTTTATGGCAGGAATTATGGTGATTGGAATTTTTGGTGTCTTCATTGCGCCAGAACCAAGACAAATTAGCCCGCCAGCTTCTTTGGCTGAAGCTGTCGTTTTACCATTTGGGGAATTCTTTCAGCGCCAAGGAGTAATCCAAGGTTTATTGATTTTGGTGTTTATCACCTTGTATAAACTTGGTGATGCCTTGCTGAGTAATATGGCGACACCCTTTTTACTCACCATCGGCTTCACTAAAACCGATATTGGAGCAATACAGGTAGGAATGGGATTAATTGCTACTATTGTTGGCGCCCTTGTCGGTGGTGTAGTTTTAAGCAAAATAGGTATCAATCGTTCCCTATGGGTATTTGGTGCGTTGCAGGCCTTAAGTAATCTTGCTTACTTTATACTTGCCCAACCGCAATTTTCTCAAAATTACCAATTACTGGTATTGACTATTAACATCGAAAACTTTTGTGGTGGACTAGGAACAGCTGCTTTTGTTGCCTTTTTAATGAGTCTTTGTAACCAGCGATTTTCCGCCACTCAGTACGCATTGCTTTCCAGCTTAATGGCCGTCAGCCGCGATATTTTGGCAGCCCCAGCTGGGGCTATCGCCAAAAGCACAGGTTGGCCTACATTTTTCTTAATTACTATTATCGCCGCCGTGCCAGGGTTACTTCTGTTGCCTGTTTTCGCTCCTTGGAACCCTCAACCCATAGCAATGCCCAGACCAGGACTAGATGATGAGGAAGAAGATGTATGGGGCAAAAACTAA
- a CDS encoding DNA phosphorothioation-associated putative methyltransferase, which translates to MSESYVEIERHRAAIFRIDLSRPVRLAIEWSILNKDTTFFDYGCGYGGDVERVANLGYTSAGWDPYYFPNRDRIPADIVNLGYILNVIEDTEERRQALLEAWSLTRKVLIVAAQILVNAPSRNLIPYGDGVVTRHNTFQKYYQQEELKKYIDETLNVDAVPVALGIYFVFQDEAEKEAYKAIRFFSKTSTPRVRIPTKRFEDYQDMLQPLMDFYTKRGRLPVKGELKNELELLKEFGNFRRAFAVVLQATDEEEWDAIAYRRSLDIQVYLALTHFEGRPSWYKLSPEMRHDIKAFFGSYEEACEVADTKLFSLGKPGVVKAACEKSKIGKRTRGALYVHVSALCEMDALLRIYEGCASRTIGRVDDATLIKFDTEKSQISYLLYPEFDTDPHPALKASVVIDLKTLYITHRDYANRANPPILHRKETFVTPNYHLYEEFSQLTQKEVELGLLKDKSNIGTRDGWVKCLAEHGVEIRGHRVYQLGTGEV; encoded by the coding sequence ATGTCCGAGAGCTACGTAGAAATTGAACGTCACAGAGCTGCGATTTTCCGTATTGACTTGTCTCGCCCTGTGCGATTGGCAATAGAGTGGTCAATCCTCAACAAAGATACCACGTTTTTTGACTATGGCTGTGGCTATGGTGGTGATGTCGAGCGAGTGGCAAATTTAGGCTACACAAGTGCAGGCTGGGACCCTTACTATTTTCCCAATCGCGATCGCATTCCTGCTGATATTGTCAATTTAGGCTATATCCTCAATGTTATTGAAGATACCGAGGAACGCCGCCAAGCCCTCTTAGAAGCTTGGTCACTTACCCGTAAAGTATTAATTGTTGCAGCTCAAATCTTAGTTAATGCTCCGAGTCGTAATCTTATACCCTACGGCGATGGTGTTGTTACCCGTCACAACACATTTCAGAAATATTACCAACAAGAAGAGTTAAAAAAATACATTGATGAAACACTAAATGTCGATGCTGTACCTGTTGCACTCGGTATCTACTTTGTGTTTCAAGATGAAGCTGAAAAAGAAGCATACAAAGCTATACGCTTCTTTTCTAAAACCTCCACACCCAGAGTCCGCATTCCCACCAAGCGGTTTGAAGACTACCAAGATATGCTTCAGCCCTTGATGGATTTTTATACCAAACGCGGGAGACTACCAGTCAAAGGTGAATTGAAGAACGAACTAGAATTACTCAAAGAATTTGGTAACTTCCGCCGGGCTTTTGCAGTGGTTTTACAAGCTACCGACGAGGAAGAATGGGATGCGATCGCTTACCGTCGTTCTCTTGACATTCAAGTTTACCTAGCTTTGACTCATTTTGAGGGTCGTCCCTCATGGTATAAGCTATCACCAGAAATGCGTCACGACATTAAAGCCTTTTTTGGTTCCTACGAAGAAGCTTGCGAAGTTGCTGACACCAAGCTGTTTAGCTTAGGAAAGCCAGGGGTAGTAAAAGCTGCTTGTGAAAAAAGTAAAATTGGTAAACGTACTCGTGGCGCTTTATACGTCCATGTCTCTGCTTTGTGTGAAATGGATGCTTTGCTGCGAATTTATGAAGGTTGTGCTAGTCGTACCATCGGACGTGTTGATGATGCGACGCTGATAAAATTTGATACTGAGAAATCCCAAATTTCTTATTTGCTTTACCCAGAGTTTGATACTGACCCTCATCCAGCATTAAAAGCAAGTGTTGTGATTGATTTAAAAACTTTATACATAACTCACAGAGACTATGCCAACAGAGCCAATCCACCCATACTCCACCGTAAAGAAACATTTGTGACTCCTAATTATCATTTATATGAAGAATTTTCCCAACTCACCCAAAAAGAAGTTGAATTAGGATTACTCAAAGACAAAAGCAATATTGGTACTCGTGATGGCTGGGTAAAATGTCTCGCGGAACATGGGGTAGAAATTAGAGGACATCGGGTTTATCAATTGGGGACAGGGGAGGTGTGA
- the dndE gene encoding DNA sulfur modification protein DndE, translated as METPIERIKLSQTAKDQLTKLKRNTKIDQWNILCRWAFCRSLAEPTAPSPVPVPQDSNVEMSWRVFGSEMSDILLLALKQRCYNDGLGTDKETLATQFRLHLHRGIGYLAGDPNIKKIEDLIELATKN; from the coding sequence ATGGAAACCCCTATCGAACGCATCAAATTATCCCAAACAGCTAAAGACCAACTTACCAAACTCAAACGCAATACCAAAATCGACCAATGGAACATCTTATGTCGCTGGGCTTTTTGTCGTTCCCTCGCCGAACCTACCGCACCTTCCCCAGTACCAGTTCCCCAAGATAGTAACGTCGAAATGAGTTGGCGCGTCTTTGGTAGCGAAATGTCCGATATTTTGTTGCTAGCGCTAAAACAACGCTGCTACAACGACGGTTTAGGTACTGACAAAGAAACCCTGGCTACACAGTTCCGCCTGCATTTACATCGTGGCATTGGATACTTAGCTGGTGATCCAAATATCAAGAAAATTGAAGATTTGATTGAATTAGCGACGAAGAATTGA